AAAGCGTCTCGATACGCTTTACGCCAATCGAAAGTACTCCGAACTTGATCTCGGCACGGCGCTGCAAGTGCTGGCGATTGACAACGGCGACCAGGGCGTAGCACACGCGACAGAGAAATAGAGCTTCTCGCCCGGCGGCTTCCTTGCCGGGTAACGTATCGTCTCTGTCTTGAATTTTGCGGGCCGCGAACCTAAACGCGGCGATGCCGCAGTGGGCCTTTCTCCTCGTCCCGGTGCCGCGAGTTAACGCGGCGTTGACAATTCTGCTCCCGCGAATTTAGGGTTCTCCGAGCCCATCGGTAGGAGAGCGGCGACCGGGAAAGGTAAGTGCAAAAGCTCGTCGACGTAAAATTCTACTATGCGTACACGAGTCCGGTCTCCTATCTAGCCAAGGATCCGGCCTACGCGCTCGAACTCTCGCATCACGTGCGCCTGCGCTACATCCCGTACGGCGTCGATATCAGGCGCGTTTACGGCGACGTGCTGACGCGGAGCGAACGCGACCGGCGCAAGCTGCGCTATCTCTACTTCGACGCGCGGCGGATGGCGCGCGAGCGCGGCGCGGTAATTTATCCGCCCAAGAGGATTTTCAGCGCCCGGCCCGCCTTTTACGGCGGCTTCTGCGCCGACGACCAGGGGCTGTTCCGCCCCTTTTCCGACCGCGTGTACCAGCGCTTCTGGAAGAGCGAGCTCGAGGTCGAAAATCCCGATGCGCTGGCGGCGATTCTCGAGGAGGTCGGAGCCGACAGCGCGATCTTCCGCCGCTGGATCGAAGACGAGGAAAGCGAAGCCAAGCCGCGGCTCAAGCGATGCTTCGCCGAGGCCGCCGCGGACCACGTCTTCGGCGTACCCACCTTCGTTGTCGACGGCGAGATCTTCTGGGGCTATGACCGGATGCCGTGGCTGGTCAGGAAGCTGGACGCGATGGAACTGCGCCGCTGAGGAGACGCTGCCGCGGTCAATCGGCCTGCGACCGGGCAGTTTCCATCAGGAATCTCTTCAGATCCGTCGCGCGCATCTCGTCGATCGCGACGCGGCCGACCCACGCGAGCGTGCGCGCATCGGCGGTGACGAACGTATCGGCCGCCGCGGCACCGGTTATCGCGTGCGCGATCTCGTTTGCTTCTTCGGCGCGCATCGTGCGGTTCTCGGCGCTGAGCGCACACGCGAGCGACATCGCCGCGCCCACCCACATCCTGACGCTCCGTAGCGCGAGCAGCGCCTCGCCGCCGTATCGGGCGCACTCCGCGCCGGCGCCGGCGCGCGCGGCGAGCTCGGCCGCCGCCTCAGGCGCCTTGCTCGCGAAATACTTCTCGAAGGTGGCGCTTTCGCGCGGAGGCGCGAAGCGCGCCGTCCATTCGGCCACAAATTCGCCCAGGTCTGCGATGAACGTCTCGCGCTCGCGCCGGGCCGCTTCGAGCGCCTCGGTGAAATCGTCGTTCAGCTCCTCGCCGTCGCTTTCGAGGATCTCGGAGATTCCGGTGGTCACCGCGCTCTGCATCGCGCCGCGCAGAAACGCGCCCGGCGCCTGCGCGCCCGCGCCGACCGCGCGCAAGTCATCGGCGAGCAGCCGGCCGCAGGGCTTCAGCAGCACCCGCCAGTTGCTGATCGAGAGCAGCAGGCGCACCTGCGCCGCCATCGCGTGCGGCGAGAGGGCCCGGGCGAGCACGATTTCTTCGAGGTTGTGCAATCCGAGCGGAATCGAAACATTACGGCCGTAAATTGCCTTGCGCAGCGCGCCGACGTCGGCCGCGGTGCAATCGATCTTACGGTAGAGATGGCCGAAGGCGCTGGTAGCGAGATACGCGATCATCGGGACGCCCTTTGGCGACGCCCTCCGGGGCCGCGGCCTATAACTCGGGGCTCGCTTGCAGGAAGCTCTCGCCCATCAGCCACGTATCGACCGCGCGCGCACACTCGCGGCCTTCCCAAATAGCCCACACCACGAGCGATTGTCCGCGCCGCGTATCGCCCGCCGCGAATACTCCCGGCAGGCTCGACATGTAGTTTTCGCAGAGCACGTTGCTGCGCGGGTCGAGCTTAAGTCCGAGCTGCGAGATGATGCCGTCCGGCTCCGGCCCCAGGAAGCCCAGCGCGAGCAGCACCAGCTCGCACTCGATGAGGAAGTTGCTGTCCGGCACTTCTTCCATCACCATGCGGCCGTTTTCCTGCTTCCACTGGAGCTTGACCCCTTCAAGCGCCTTGAGCACGCCGTTTTCGCCGATGAAGCGCCTGGTGTTGATGCTCCAGTCGCGCACCACGCCTTCCTCGTGCGAGGTCGAAGTCCGCAGGATCATCGGCCAGTCCGGCCACGGCATCGACGCGGTGCGCCGCTCGGGCGGCATCGGCAGCAGCTCGTACTGGTAAACCAGGCTTGCGCCCTGGCGATTCGAAGTGCCGAGGCAATCCGACCCGGTGTCGCCCCCACCCAAGATCACGACCTTTTTTCCCGTGGCGCTGATTGCAACCGCGGGGTCGATGGTGTCGCCGGCGTTGCGGCGGTTCTGTTGCGGCAGAAATTCCATCGCGAAATGCACGCCCTTCAACTCCCGGCCCGGAATCGGAAGGTCGCGCGGCTTGGTCGCGCCCATCGTCAGTACAATCGCGTCGTTCTGCGCGCGCAGCTCGTCGGCATGGATGTCGAAGCCGACGCGGCAGTTGGTGACGATATTGACGCCCTCGGCCCGCATCTGCTCGGTCCGCCGATGAACGAAGCGCTTCTCGAGCTTGAAATCCGGAATCCCGTACATCAGGAGCCCGCCGACGCGGTCGGAGCGCTCGTAGAGCGTCACGTCATGGCCGGCGCGCGCCAGTTGCTGGGCGCAGGCGAGGCCCGACGGTCCCGATCCGACAACGGCGACACGCTTGCCGGTCTTGCGCGCGGGCGGGAGCGGCGTGACCCATCCTTGGGCCCACGCGTGATCGATGATGTTCCGTTCGATCAGCTTGATCGTGACCGGGTCGTTGTTGATGTTGAGGACGCACGCCTCTTCGCAGGGCGCGGGGCAGACGCGTCCGGTGAATTCGGGGAAATTGTTGGTCGAATGCAGGCGCTCGATCGCGTCCTGCCAGCGCCCGCGATACACGAGGTCGTTAAAGTCCGGGATGATATTGCCGAGCGGGCAGCCCTTGTGGCAAAAGGGGATGCCGCAATCCATGCAGCGCGCGCCCTGCGCGCGCAACTTGTCCTCGGGCACCTTGAGATCGTATTCGCGCCAGTCGTGCAAGCGCTCGCTCACCGGGCGCCGCGCCGGCGTTTCGCGCTTGATCTCCATGAATCCCGTTATCTTGCCCATCGCTTCTCCAATCCGCCGTCCGGCCGCGCTCATCCCTGGCGGCCGCGTTTCTCGCTGCCCAGATGCCCTAAAGGCGCTGAGCGGCCGCCCGCCTATACCGCGGCCAGACGCGCCATGTCGTTGCTCGTTCCGAGATGCTGGCGCTCCAGCACCGCGCGGTACTCGGTCGGCATCACCCTGACGAACTTCGCGGCGTATCCGTCCCAATCGGCGAGGATACGCTCAGCGAGTTTGCTTCCGGTGTATTGATGGTGCCGCACGATCAGCGCATGCACGCGCTTTCGCTCGTCGGCGTTGTCGAGCGGTCCCAACTCCACCATTCCGGTGTTGCAGCGCGTGCTGAAGCTCGCGTCCTCGTCGAGCACGTAGGCGGTTCCGCCGCTCATCCCGGCGGCGAAGTTGCGCCCGGTGCGCCCCAGCACGACCACGGTGCCGCGCGTCATGTACTCGCATCCGTGATCGCCGACGCCTTCGACGACCGCCGTCGCTCCGCTGTTGCGTACGGCGAAGCGCTCACCGGCGACGCCGGAGAAAAACGCCTCGCCGGCGGTTGCGCCGTAGAGCGCGACGTTGCCGATGATGATGTTGTTCTCGGCGGTGAAGGTGGCCTCGCGCGGCGGCCGTACCGTGATGAAGCCGCCGGAAAGCCCTTTGCCGCAGTAGTCGTTGGCGTCGCCCTCGAGATGGAGCGCCACGCCCGGAGCGAGCCATGCGCCGAAGCTCTGTCCCGCCGAGCCCTTCAGGTTGATCTTGATCGTGTAGGGCGGCAAACCGTCCTCGCCGAAGCGGCGCGAGACCTCGGAGGAGAGAATCGTGCCGACGGTGCGATTGACGTTGCGGATCGGCAAGTTGATCTCGACCGGCTTGCGATGTTCGAGCGCGTCCGCGCTGAGCTCGAGCAACTGCTGATCGAGCGCATGCTCGATGCCGTGGTCCTGCTTCTCGACGCAATGCAGCGGCTCGTCGGGGCCGACCGGCGGACGGTGCAGGATGCGGCTTAAGTCGATGTTGCGCGCCTTCCAGTGCTGGATCGCCTCGTTGGCGTCGAGGCATTCGACATGCCCGACCATCTCGGCCACGCTGCGGAAGCCCAACTGCGCCATGTATTCGCGCATTTCCTCCGCGATGAACATCATCAGGTTCACCACGTGCTCGGGCTTGCCCTCGAACTTCTTGCGCAGTTCGGGATCCTGCGTCGCGACGCCGACCGGGCAGGTGTTGAGATGGCACACGCGCATCATGATGCAGCCCGAGGCCACCAGCGCGGCGCTGGCGAAGCCGTACTCCTCGGCGCCGAGCAGCGCCGCGATCGTCACGTCGCGCCCGGTCTTGAGCTGGCCGTCGGTCTCGACGTGGATGCGCCCGCGCAGACCGTTCATCACCAGGATCTGCTGGGTTTCGGCGAGCCCGAGCTCCCACGGCGCGCCCGCATGCTTGATCGAAGTGAGCGGCGAAGCGCCGGTGCCGCCGTCGTGTCCGCTGATCAGCACCACGTCGGCCTTGGCCTTAGCGACGCCGGCCGCGACCGTCCCGACGCCGACTTCGGCTACCAGCTTGACGCTGACGCGCGCGCGGCGGTTGGAGTTCTTGAGGTCGTGTATGAGCTGCGCCAGGTCCTCGATCGAATAGATGTCGTGATGGGGCGGTGGCGAGATGAGGCCGACGCCGGGCGTCGAGTAGCGAATTTTGGCGATGAAATCGTCGACCTTGTGGCCGGGTAGCTGGCCGCCCTCGCCGGGCTTCGCGCCCTGCGCCATCTTGATCTGCAGCTCGTCGGCGTTGACCAGGTACCAGCTGGTCACGCCGAAGCGCGCCGAGGCGACCTGCTTGATTGCGCTGCGCCGCCAATCGCCGTTGGGGTCGCGCACGAAACGCGCCGGGTCCTCGCCGCCCTCGCCGGTGTTGGACTTGCCGCCGATCCGGTTCATCGCGATCGCCAGGTTCTCGTGCGCCTCCTTGCCGATCGACCCGAACGACATCGCGCCCGTCTTGAAGCGCTTGACGATCGCGGAGGCCGGCTCGACCTCCTCGATCGGCACCGGCGGGCGCTCGAACTTGAACTTGAGCAGGCTGCGCAGCGTCGCCAGGTTGCGGCTGTGATCGTCGACCAGGCGCGTGTACTCCTTGAACATCTTGTAGTTGCCCGAGCGCACCGCGTGCTGGAGCTTGGCGATGGTGTTCGGGTTGTACATGTGATGCTCGCCGCGTCGGCGCCACTGGTATTGCCCGCCCGCTTCGAGCTGATGGTCGAGGTTGGGCATGATGTCGAAGGCGCGGTGATGGCGATTGGCGGTCTCGCGCGCGATCGCCTCGAGCCCCACGCCGCCCACGCGCGACGCGGTCCAGGTGAAGTAGCGGTCGATCACGTCCTGGCTTAGCCCGATGGCCTCGAAAATTTGCGCCCCGCGATAGCTCTGCACGGTCGAGATGCCCATCTTGGAGGCGACCTTGATCAGGCTCTTCACCACCGACTTGTTGAAGTGCTCGACCGCGGCCTCTTCGTCGACCTCCTTGAGGACGCCATCGTCGATCATCTCGGCCATCGTGGCGTACGCGAGATAAGGGTTGACCGCGCCCGCGCCATAGCCGACCAGCAGGCAGAAGTGTTGCGCCTCGCGCGGCTCGCCCGATTCGACCACCAGGCCCGCGCGCGTGCGCGTGCCTTCGCGGATCAGGTGGTGATGCACGGCGCCGGTCGCGAGCAAACTGGGTATCGGTGCGTGCTCGCGGTCCACTCCGCGGTCGGAGAGCACGAGGATCGCTGCGCCGCCGGCGATCGCTTCAGAGGCGCCGCGACAGAGGCGCTCGAGCGCGCCGCGCAATCCGGCCTCGCCGTCGGCGACGCGGTACAGCGTTGACAGCGTAGCCGTGCGCAGGCCGGGTTTGTTGAGGCGCTTGATCTTTTCCAGCTCGACGTTGGTGATTACCGGCCGCGCCAGTTTGAGCTGGCGGCAGTGCGCCGGCGTTTCCTCGAACAGGTTCTGCTCCGAGCCGATCGTGGTGATGGCGGAGGTCACCAGTTCCTCGCGGATCGGATCGATCGGCGGATTGGTGACCTGGGCGAATAGCTGTTTGAAGTAGTTGAAGAGCAGCGGCGACTTGTCCGACAGCACCGCGAGCGGCGTGTCGGTGCCCATCGAACCCACCGGCTCCTGACCGTTGACCGCCATCGGCGCCAGGATCATTTTCAGCTCTTCGGTCGTGTAACCGAAGGCCTGCTGCTGCTTGGGCAGGTCCTCTGCCTCGAAGCTCGAGATCGGCGGCGCGTTGGGCGGCTCGGGAAGCTCGTCGAGATCGGTCAGGTTTTCGTCGAGCCATTGCCGGTACGGTTTGCGCGCCGAGATCGAGGCCTTGATCTCCTCGTCCTCGACGATGCGGCCCTCGACCGTATCGATGAAGAACATGCGGCCCGGCTGCAGGCGGCCCTTGCGCTCGACCTGCGCGGGCGGGATGTCGAGCACGCCGGCTTCGGAAGCCATCACGACCAGCCCGTCCTTGGTCACCAGGTAGCGCGACGGCCGGAGCCCGTTGCGGTCGAGCACGGCGCCGATGCGCCGTCCGTCGGTGAATGCGATCGAGGCTGGTCCGTCCCACGGCTCCATCAGGCTCGAATGGTATTCGTAGAACGCGCGCTTGCCCGCGCTCATCAGTTCGTCGTTCTGCCACGCCTCCGGAATCATCATCATTACCGCGTGCGGCAGCGAGCGCCCGGTGCGCACCAGCAGCTCGAGGCAGTTGTCGAACATGGCCGAGTCGCTGCCCGTCGGCTCGATGATCGGCAGCAGCTTGGCCATGTCATCGCCGAACAGCGGCGAGGCGAACTGGCCCTGCCGCGCCGCCATCCAGTTGATATTGCCCCGCAGCGTGTTGATTTCGCCGTTGTGGCACAGGAAGCGGTACGGATGGGCGCGATCCCAGCTCGGAAAGGTATTGGTCGAAAACCTCTGATGGACCATCGCAAGCGCGGTCTTGATTTCGGGGTCGCGCAGGTCGGGATAGAACTCCGGAATCTGGGTCGAGATCAACTGGCCTTTGTAAATCACGGTCGCCGCCGAAAGGCTGCAGAAGTAAAACAGCTCGCCTTCCTGAAGACCGACCGAGCCGCTTGCGCCCGCGATCGCCTTGCGGATGACGTAGAGCTTGCGCTCGAGCGCCTCGGCGTCGGCGATGCCGTTGCCGCGGGCGATAAATACCTGGCGCACCATCGGCAGCCCCAGCCGCGCCACGTCGCCGCACGCGCTTTCCACCACCGGGACCGTCCGCCATCCAAGCAGCCGCTGACCCTCCTCGGCGACCACCCGCTCCACCACCGCCTCGGCCGCCTGCCGCCGCTCGGGATCCAGCGGCAGAAAGACCTGGCCAACGCCGTACTCGCCCGGCGCCGGCAGTGCAAAGCCCAGCTTGTCCGCTTCGCGTGCGAAAAATTCGTGCGGAATCTGCAGCAGCACGCCGGCGCCATCGCCGGTGCGCGGGTCGCATCCGCAGGCTCCGCGATGGGTCAGGTTGTCGAGCACCTGGAGCCCTTTCTGCAGGATATCGTGGGAGCGCACGCCCTTGATGTTGACCACGAAACCGACGCCGCAGGCGTCGTGCTCGTGCGCTGGATCATAGAGGCCCTGGCGGGGGGGAATGCCGCGATGTTGATGCATTGCTACGTCCTTTTCGAATCTCCCAACCCGTTTTTGGCCACGCCATGGCGATGGCGCCGGCCGTTTCCCGGGTCGCCCGCCTCTTCGGCGGCGACCGTTATCTGCGTGCGTTCGGTATGGGTCGAAAGCACCACCATCGTCTCGGTGCGCGTCACGCCCTCGATCAGCCGGATGGCGCGGATGAGCTCCTCGAGCGTCGAGGTGTTTGCGGTCTTTATCTTGAGCAGCAGCGTGTGCTCGCCGGTGATGTGATGACACTCGAGGACGTCGTCGATAAGCTCGATGGTCTCCTCGAACAGGCTGATTGTCTTCGGATGAGCGATCGAGACGCCGATGAAGGCGGTAACATCCTTACCCAGGAGCTTGGCGTCCACCGCCGCGTGATAGCCCAGGATGATTCCGCCGTCTTCGAGCTTCTTTACGCGCTCGATGACCGAAGGCGCCGACAACCCCACCTGCTCGCCGAGCTTGACGTGTGCGATTCTCCCGTGATCCTGAAGAATTGACAGGATCTGGAGATCGATAGCGTCGAGGTCGGGAGCTTCCCCGCCTGATTTCATAAGGAAAACCTCATTGCGAGCTGCTGAATCTATCAGATTCTGGGGTTGTGTCAAAGGTTTATTAGGTCAAGTGTGAAACTTAATCGCGTTTCCGAAGGATCGAGATCGGCGCTCCTTAAGAATAACCACCGATAGGGGGATCTCGGTCCTCCTTTTGTAAACGATTGGGGCTCGATGCCTCGAAACCATAAAGCTGAATAAACCGACTGCCTAAATACGTCCTTCTTAGTAGGGAGATGGCCCCAATCCTGCTTCTCCGTGGTGCAAGGCGATCGAGTCCCGAGAGAAAGTTTTCATCTGAGGCTTTACGGGCGTGTTAAGTTTCGTGTAGAAGGGCCAGAACCAATGAGACCGGGCAGAACCAGCGACGCGAAATCGAAAGATGCGCGCTTTACGAGATTCGGGAGTAAGCGGTTATAACCGCTTCACGCGACTATGGCCGAGTCCTGTATCGACGTTGCCCATAATCTATCCGCCCTTGTCTGTGATCCCATCTTCTATGGCGCCGGCGTACCGAAAGGCGACGGCCGGCCGGTCCTGTTGATCCCAGGGTTTTTCGCCGGCGATTGGTCGCTCTCGGTGCTTTCGCGATGGTTGTCGCGAGTCGGTTACCGTCCGTATCTGTCGGGAATCGACTGGAACGTCGGATGTCCCGACGAAAAGTCGGAACGGCTCGGATGGCGCATCGCGCGAATCACGGATGAATGCGGAATGCCCGCGGTGGTAATCGGGCACAGCCTCGGCGGCGTGCTGGCGCGCGCGCTCGCGGTCAAATATCCCGCGCGGGTGCATCACGTGGTGACGCTCGGATCACCGTCGCAGATCTCGTGGAGTGCGGTGCGCGCGCGCTATCGGCCGGCGATCCGAGGCTTCCAGGCATTGTGGCAAGCGTTCAACAACCGTCCAGCGCAATGCGGAACGGACCAATGCGAGTGTCACTTCGGAGTCGCCGTCAGTTCGCGGTTTCCGCGCGGAGTGAAACTCAGTTCGTTCTACACGCGCACCGACGAGGTTGTTGACTGGCGCGCGTGCGTCCATCCCGAGGGCGACAACTACGAGGTCCGCGGAGGCCACGCCAGCATGGCCGTGAACCGCGAGGTCTACCGCCTGCTCGGCGTTATCCTGGCTGCGGGAAGGCCCGAGTTCAGTTCCGCCACGTCCGCGACCTCCGCGCCGGCGGGAGTCTAGCCTCCTCCTTCGGTGGGGACGGGCGCCGGGCGCTGGCGCGTCCTCGACACAACCTCCGCCCGCAACGCGATCTAACGATCGTGCGAATAGCAGTCGATCTCGTTTGAAGCCTCAGTCCGGGGCGGCGCAGGAAGCCTCCCGGTACGCGCCCTCATTTGACATCCAGATGTGACTTGTTGCCGGATTGAGCCCGCGGCGCGCCCGGATAATGATTGGCCATCCACACCAGCAGAGCAAAAATGGCTGCGAGCGAGCTGAAGAACATTCCCATCAGAATTGCGCGCCGCACGCGCTTGACGTGCGGGCTTCGCGGACGGAGCCGCTTCGCGCGGCCGGTGACCGGCACGTTCGCCGGATCTTTCAGGTCCGCGAGCATCTCGGCGGTGCTCTGGTAGCGGTTGCGCGGCGAGCGTTCGATCGCGTGCAGGACAACTTCCTCGAGATGGGGGTCGATCTCGGGCACGAAGGCGCTCGGCGGCTGCGGATCCTCGTTCGCCTTCGCCCGCATCATCGCGTAAACGCTGTCGCCTGAAAACGGCAGGTTCCCGGTGACCATCTCGAACAGTATCGTGCCCAGCGCATAGACGTCCGTGCGAGCATCGCCGTGGCGTCCGCTGACCTGTTCGGGCGCCATGTAGTCGGGTGTGCCGAGGGTGGTCCTGAGTCCCGACCAGGTGAGCCGGCGCGCCGACTCGTCGAGCGCGATCCCAAAGTCCATCAGCTTGAGCTTGCCGTCGGCGGTGATCAGCGCGTTTTCGGGCTTGAGGTCGCGATGAATGATGCCGTTGCGGTGCATGTAAACCATCGCCTCGCAAATCTGGCGGGCAAATTCGAGCGCGCGTTCCGCCGCCAGTGGCTGCTGCTCGCGCATGATCGCCCGCAGTGAGACGCCCTCGATGTACTCCATCACGATGTACATCCGGCTGCGGTGCCGCGGGGCCAGCACCTTGATGACGTTGGGATGGTCGAGGCGGCGGCCGATCTCCTCCTCGCGTTGGAAGCGGCGGTAGAAAACCACGTCGCTTTCGAACTGCAGGTAAGGAACCTTGATCGCGACCGTGTCGCCACTCAGACGATCGTGAGCCTTGAAGATCGACGCCATGCCGCTGCGCGCGATGAGTTCGGTGAGGTCGTACTGGTCGAGCTTCTCACCCGCGCTTACCTCGCGCATCATTGGCAAAGCCTGTCCCCCCAACACATGGGCGCGGACGCTAACACCGCTGCTTCGGCCTCCGCAACGCGTCCGGCTCGCCCGCGGTGGCGCCGCGCGAAGCGGGCGCGAGCGCAATCAACCCGTCCGCGCAAGAATCCTCCTGAGCCGCGCAAGCAGGCCCGCGCCGCCGGCGCCTTTCTCAAATGGCGTTGCGCCGTTCATAGCAAAGACCGCGGCGGTTACATTGTCCTCGCTGCCGCGCGCCTTGGCCGCCGTGATGAGCGCCCTGCAGGTCGCGGCCGCGCCGCCCGCGCGCATCAGGCGCCGGAGTTCGCGCTCTTCGAGCACGTTGTAGAGCCCGTCGCTGCAGAGCAGAACGCGGTCGCCCCGCAGCAGCGGCATCGAGAAGCGGCCCACCGACACGATCAACTCGCGGCCGAGCGAGCGGCTGAGCATCGAACGCTCCGAATGATTGCGCGCGTCCGCCGCTTTCATCAGGCCCATCCGCACACTTTCGGCTACGACGGTATGGTCCCGGGTCATCTGCCGGATGCGCCCGCGGCGCGCGAGATAGACGCGGCAATCGCCCACGTGCGCTGCGCAGAGCCGGCCGTTCTCGACCGCCGCCGCGGTCAACGTCGTGCCCATCAGGCGCAGCGCGGACACCGCGGTCGCACGCTGGTGAATCTCGATGTTGGCGCGCTGGACGGCGCGATGGAGCCGGAGCGCCGCGCCCCATTCGCACGGGCTTTCGCGATAGGCCTCGAGCGTGATCTCGACCGCCATACGGCTCGCGACCTCGCCGCCCGCGTATCCGCCGACACCGTCGGCGACCACGAACACCGCGGCCTGCGGCTCTTCGATGAAGCAGCCGCAAGCATCCTGATTGTCGGGCCGGTCGCCGGCATCGGAAAGCACCGCGAGGTCGAAACTCCGCGGCACCGAGTCCGGAGAGCCCGGACGGCTCACCGGGTCCGGCCCGCTCCGATCGGACATGCGCCGCTCAATCGTCTCGCTGCGCCGGGCCGCCACTCATCGGCGCGAGCAGCGCGCGCTCTTGTGCTCGCGTTTCAGAACGCGAGGCCAGGCTGCGAAAGGAAATCATTCCTTTCGCGCCCCGAGCAATTCCTTCTCGGCGCTCAGCCAATCGGCGAGATCGTCGCCGTGAGCGCCGCCGCGCGCGAGAAAGAATTCGTAGGCGCGCACCCGTATGCTCTCGATGTTCACTTCGCCGTTCGATCCGCCATTGGCCGCGCGCGTGTGGTCCAGCGCGTTGGATTTCTGTATCGCTGCTGCGCCTTCTTTTGCTGCATTCCTGGTCCGTCGGCGCGTAGTTGTTCCGCTCCCCTTTCTAACCGTAGCCATCTCTTTCAAAAAACCTCCTTGAGAGAGACGTTCGCCTTTACATCGCGCTTGTGCGACAGGCCCAGTGTATATCGTCAAACCGTGTTAGCCGAGATTTTGCGGCATCGGTTGTTATCCGTGTCTTGCCAGGCGCCAGAAAAAAAGCGCGGTCACTTTTCAAAGTGAGCGGCCGTCCGTTCTCGCTAAGGAGACCGGACGGCCGCTTAACGGCGCCGCGC
The sequence above is drawn from the Candidatus Binataceae bacterium genome and encodes:
- a CDS encoding protein phosphatase 2C domain-containing protein, whose protein sequence is MSDRSGPDPVSRPGSPDSVPRSFDLAVLSDAGDRPDNQDACGCFIEEPQAAVFVVADGVGGYAGGEVASRMAVEITLEAYRESPCEWGAALRLHRAVQRANIEIHQRATAVSALRLMGTTLTAAAVENGRLCAAHVGDCRVYLARRGRIRQMTRDHTVVAESVRMGLMKAADARNHSERSMLSRSLGRELIVSVGRFSMPLLRGDRVLLCSDGLYNVLEERELRRLMRAGGAAATCRALITAAKARGSEDNVTAAVFAMNGATPFEKGAGGAGLLARLRRILARTG
- a CDS encoding DUF2934 domain-containing protein, which produces MATVRKGSGTTTRRRTRNAAKEGAAAIQKSNALDHTRAANGGSNGEVNIESIRVRAYEFFLARGGAHGDDLADWLSAEKELLGARKE